Genomic window (Argopecten irradians isolate NY chromosome 2, Ai_NY, whole genome shotgun sequence):
CTTCATGACACTCCACAGAAAACTGACGTCATCTATCATTAACTGGATGTTGGATATAAAGAaagatattatatgtattttagatCTATTGGACAATGATAGCATTGGCCCAAGCAAAAATGAATGGATATTTCCTTATGGTACGTACCGAAGCTAGACAAATCCTACCGATTTGTGAGAAGTTCAGAAAAGCACATAGACTCCTATCCCGTTGTagggattgactcgtgtattgaaaAGATGGCAAATGTCCGCAAGTTTACCTTGTCGATAGGATGATGTATAATTGCCAGGTACCTTTGATAGAGAGCTCTAAAGAAGTATCAACGTTCGTGACATCACGAGATCTGTACCAATAATAGTTATGCCTTTATTACGTCTTCTCAACAGCGTGATTATCGGACCTGGAAAGCTGTTAGGGATACATGATGACATTCAACTGACTACAAATTTTCTGAAATCTTAATTTTCCACGCAACTTTAGAATTTTTGGTTATGTTGTAGTGCAGAGGCAAACAATCATTAAATGTCCTCAAACACCATCAGATGGAGCAGCTATAAACATTCTCAATAGTCAACACGGTTACGACTCCCTGTCAGCTAAACGTATTTGCTTTTTCCAATAATTTCAAAACTAGAACACACTTACTACTAGAATAAGTTAAAACACTCGTGCATATTTAATACTTAAGTACTTTATATCGAGGTAGAAATCAATGCCAGTTGCAAGCAGAAcgaatacatacatgtacgtactatgGTTTCGGAAGGGTACGAAATTGTCCCATATGTTTAATTGGAGCACTGCCGcaataaaatcacatttttttttataaactctTCATAACAatcattaataatatatatcttatgTCAATTTCATAATCAATTGCTGTACATTTTCCTTTTAAAAAACCGCCATATTTGTATGTAACAAAGATATCATCCGTGACTCTTGTATACGTTGCTTTGTAGGTAAGATTAAAACGGCTCAACAACATGCATATAAAGGTGTAAATAAGCATTTACTTTGCTCCACTAGCAGTAATTGGCACCATGTaactctaaagacgacaccattatgtCTTATAAGCTACAGTATTGCAGCTACTTGTAAGTTGTAAAGTACAAATTGGCCGGCGGGCATCTGGAAAAAAACTAACTTTTCCACACCCATATGTTTAACCAATACAAAAACAACCTATAATCCTATATCAATGTcagttgttactaagaacagcaTTTTACAAAACCTGAACAAGAAAATTTctgcccattgggcctcttgaaattctcaaattTAGTACCCAGCGCAAAAGTTATAACCCTACAATGATGTAGGAATCATTGTCAATTGTTAAAGATAACGGTATTACACAACTTGCACCAAAACCCTAACCAACGCCGATGCCAGGGCGATTCCCTCTGTTTGAGAAGTGAACTAAAAAGAACAACAGTCTGGATGGTACGTAAAATAACGATTTATTGAATGAATTTAAAACCAGTAAGGTATAAAAATAAGATTAACAATacttgtttaaaacattttttaaaagtgtaacaaaattacagaaaatgcttttaaaaacttacatttaaaacattgaaaCTAATCCAAACAAGTTGTGagcatgatatacatgtaatatacaatattttgatgatgatttcctattttaaaaacagAAATGCAATCATGATTTTGtacttaacaaaaaaaaaacaaattttatttgtaataattaattCAATTCATCTATAAAGTACAACATAGTGTGGTTACCAATATCTAGTTAATGAGAATGTACAAACAatgaaatgatgatgatgtcgatGGATTTTCAGTACATGTactgtttgtttatatatcattgCCAATACAGTTCCACAGTCTAATCGGTCgcgagttacttccctttgcttgACTGTTGGACAGGCGAAACAAAGGGCAGTAACTCTGAATAGATCAGAATGACATTACTTGTCAAAATAAAGACTTGTATCTAGATCTGTTCaggtaaacaatacaaatatatttacaataatgacATCTTTAAAATCCATGATTGTTAATTTGTCTAGTGAACATCGATAGTTTACACATGATGAATTATTaccaacatacatataaaactatttattgtGTGTCTATACcaacatacatttaaaattattcatacattgtattcatactttatacatacattttgtacatttaaaaaatatttactgtgTATTAACATTTCAGAATATGAGTAATGTCACTAGGTAGGGCTAATATCACTTTGATTAGACCTCTATATGCCataaattcattatctataatcaatttataaaatacttttatttacaatttaattAATCCTGTTTGGTGtattatagaaaataatgatgtaCAAAACTTAACCTTTAATCAACAAAACTTTCAAACTAACTTAatgaattcaatatttatttggaCCCAAGTAATGAATTTTTAGCCCCcaaatataacattttgatcattccattttaaaaatcaatctCTACCCAAGGAATTACCAGTTTAATGTATTTTGTCATTCTGAAAAATTAATTCTcaaaatactggtaatggtaATAGCCAGCATGACACCAGAGTGTAAGACAGTTAAAATATGTATCATCAGTTTACATGCTTGGTTCATCTAAACTATTTGGATATCAACTAAGATTCCAGTAAAGCTAGCACTACATGTAATCATATCAATAGTAGGTTCATGTTTGATTAAAAATTCAAGTCAGTTTTTGCAAACCTCTATTTCTCAGTCTTGCTCATCTCTTCAAGCTGAAACACAAGTAGGAAAGTATTAAAGcaacatgtttatttattctatatagGGAAGTATTAAAGGAACatgtttatttattctatatatggaaatattaaaggtacatgtttatttatttatataaggAAGTATTATAGGAACAtgtttattcattatatataggGAAGTATTAAAggtacatgtttatttattctatatagGGAAGTATTAAAGGAACatgtttatttattctatatagGGAAATATTAAAggtacatgtttatttattctatatagGGAAGTATTAAAggtacatgtttatttattctatatagGAAGATATATAGGGAAGTATTAAAGGAACATGCTTATTTATTCTATAAAGGGAAGTATTAAAGgaacatgtttatttattatatataatgaagtattaAAGGAACATGCTTATTTATTCTATAAAGGGAAGTATTAAAGGTACATGCTTATTTATTCTATAAAGGGAAGTATTAAAGgaacatgtttatttattatatataatgaagtattaAAGGAACATGCTTCTTTATTTCATAACAGCTACTGTCATGGAGGTCTtctcaagggagataatttcaaaatcaatctAGCTTGAGATTTATTATAGAGAAAACAACAATTTCAAAGAAACCTTATTGCAACCTTCTTAATGAAAAGTAActttgtgatatattttttcttgcTTTAACagtaattatttgtttaataatCAAGAACTATAAAAATCACTTTCAATGATGAACAACATTCAAGATTTATCTGCTGAATCAAGCTAGAACAGACTGAATATTCCAAAGAAACACACTTATTAATTGATGAATGAGACTTCCAGCAACAGATGGAATCATGTAGTAGAAAActaattgtaaatatttgttactCTGTAACTAAGTTTCAATCATTGGTACGTACCTCTGTAAGTAAgcgttaacgtcattgaagccATTTTGCCGTGCCAGGTGAATGAGGATTCCAGTACAGCCTTTGCCATTCTTCTTCCTACAGAAACTACAGTTACAGATTCTACGGCAGGGGGGACAACTCCAATTCTGAAACAGAGACATCTGAAGTTAGACTCAGACAACTAATAATTCGGACATCTTCAGGTTTAAAATCACATTCTATGACTAGCATAAATTCATATCAGAAACAATGGTGACAAATAAGGATAATGTCTGAAAAATTGGGAAatcaactgaaaaaaaaaatatatgtgcaAAACAACTAAATGCCCCATCTCCACACAAGATTTGATCTGTACATCTTCCTAAACTGATGTCTTAACTGCTGTGTAGTTATTTTTGCTGTTCAACATTTTAGCAATTTGTACTGACACcaagaaaatgaaattaaagtgGTTTCATAATTTCACTCTTTAGTTATATGACACAGAACAGAGCTTAGCAATGCTGTATACTGCCAAGCTAATACCACCAACACCCTCCCCCAAACTTCCAGAAAATCAACAAGGATTCCTATACACAACTTGTTAATATAATGTTACTATGTAGTATCACTGGAGATGAAAGTGACAATATCCAATATTGGAAATACTAACATCATTCTTCAGGGCCTCTTTAGCGCTCTCTCCGTATCTATTTCTCAAGCACGGACCACAGaactgaaaataaatgtaaGGATATTATAGATCTAGATAAAACTGCAAATAAGGATATTTTACAATGttcaaataatgatatttgtcaagataaataaattaaatattacttTTGTAAAGCTCTTAATTTGGTGGTGAATGtgacaataaatataaatgaattgaCATTGAAGCAGTTACTTTTAAAATAGCTTTCAAAAAATACAGTCAAATACAACATGTCCAGATAACTTACCAAAACCACAAAACTTAAGCTCCTCAGTATGATTCActtaaattgaaattacaatGACCTTTACGCTTGCCATATtgaacccaataagcgcccctcccctttttgaggcctcatttcAATGCCCAGGCATAAGATCAAAACTATgagtttgcaataattttgtcttattaagtaccttttcctttttttaaaaaccctggatgcttattgggtcaaTACGTGATACCTGACCTCTCACCCCTATACAACAACCTTTACACTTACCTGACCTCTCACCCCTAAACAGTGTCCTGAGCGACAGATAGTTTTCatatcatttgttttctgtcTACACTGATGGCAGGAAGTTCCCTGAAACACAAAAAATCCTTTTCATATTGTAATCTGCTGGACATAATATCATcatgtataaatttattttgctttcttAGCAAATCAGCAGAAGCAGAGTCCACAGGTTTTGTTAAAAAGTCTGACAAGTCTTAGTTTTCAGAACCACTCTGCTGCttgtatttaataataaatttaaaccTGAACAATTTACAAAAAGCCTTAAACCAAGGCATGCAAAGACCATTTTCTAGAGATAAACATGAACTTACATAAAAGCTGTCATATTTCTTTTCGCTGACAAATTCAGCCACCATTTCCAGATCTTCTTCCGTGATATCAGCAGCTGCCCGTGAATCGTGGACCAATCGGTGTGCCCGCTTTGGTAAAGTGAACTCTTCCTCCTGTAGATTAAAATGTAGGGATTAAAAAATATTGGCGCCAAccaagaatgatctatgtctgacaaaggaaagaaagatcttttctctgcttttcaaacttttactacatatgaaatttgagaaagatcctttgagtactttctgagatatacaatagtaacaaatttcaattgtcaaattccaagatggcgtcctgtcagccatcttgttcactgattggtaccaaaatgcaatatgcataatcAGGGACCTAGaggaacctgtacatgaaatttgagacagatcccttcagtactttctgagaaatagtggtaacaagcttcaactatcaaaatccaagatggcggcctgttggccatcatgttgttcaccgattggtccgaaaatgcaatatgcacaacttgacccctaggggaacctgcatatgcaatttgacacagatcccttcagtactttctgagaaatagtggtaaaaaacttcaatggtcaaaatcggccatcttgttgactgataagtcccaaaatgcactatgcacaactagggccctaggggaacctatatatgaaatttgcgacagatcccttcattactttctgagaaatagtggtaacaaactttaactaccaaaatccaatatgACGGACCAGGGATGAAAAacatttgaatagcccaccatctgatgatggtgggctaaaaatattgTGTAAGAAATGCACCTTTTCAAAATGGTCGCATAATTGGTCATTTCTTAAAAATTGTgtaaaaaaatttattttttacatataagtgaaaattaagttatttgaatttttaacaAGAATGCTTATtgctgaaaaataacattttgtatcgtgacaaaaaatcaagcacactgaccccctatttttataatggttttagaatcagacacttttttttcttttggtctgcaaaattttggaaaaagtgAAGTCATCAGAACTTTTTCAGTTAAGCGTTGAATCTGCCAAAAATTGTAGTTTTGTGAATATTCAAACGTATCAGACTGTTTCAAAACCTCAATGCTAAATAGGTACATAATCATACATGTGTAAACTGGCTGGTGCTGGATTAAGACTGGTGAGATTTGTCAACTACCTATCAGACGAATACAGATACCCGAAGTGTCCCGAATACCCACGCCATTCCGATAATTGAGACAAATTGACCAAACCCTATTTCACCACAAGACTTACAACTAATTTGCAAATCATTGCTTAAGTTTGTCGTGTGTATGctcaaaacagtgaaattctGGTAAAATCACAATTTACGTCAAATAGCTAGTACAAGCACCACaccttattatttttatcacattgttCACTTTGGTATGaattcctatttccaaaaatctatatcagaaaaaaagtcATATGTAGGAAAACTTTGACttttcaccagagcagatccttaaaAGAATCGATCAATGTATACCATATAATAAAGTAATATTTGCCCCCTGATATCTGATATCCCTGCCTACCTTCTGTTAATCTGTATCACATTAAAAACTTAAAATCATATCTTTATAATAAGCACAGTGCACttaacaaaatgtaaaacattaATAAGACAGCATTATTCAATAACATTAAATGAGATTTTGACACCTGCGGACTTTGAAACGGACTAAAATGGTGTTCTGGACTCTCTAAAACTCCTACCATACCTACTATGAAGTGTGTATTAATTAGGATACATCAAGAATTGGTATTTGTAAGGTTAAGTACAGACAACATACATCATTATCACTATTCAACGAATCTGTTTCTTCTGCCTCATCTGGCCTTGCCGTGGACTTTTGGAAAAAGCCGAACCTTACGAATAGTTTCTGgaatgaaagaaaattatatcaaataaaaaatgcacatgtaaatattgttacACTACTGATGGAAACATGGATGTCATCATCAATACTAGGCAGTGTAGAAAGAAaacaattacagaaaaaaatacatgatttgaaaaaaaaaatcatcataaaaAAAGTCTTTTAAAGACATTATGGTAATGCCCATGCTTCATAGATTGGCAATATAAGAAGGTATGAATTTAACCCTATCTCATCCAGATTTCTATCTTTTTTTGCTCATTTACGATTGTTTTCCAAAATAGCCAGATAATGAATTACATTTGGTGAAGAGGAAGGTGAAGTAGACGATGAAGAAGATATAGAAGATGACACGGAACCCCGTCTTTGTCTTCTGCTGGACATTCCACAATCATCGAGGTCATACGGAGATAGACTGTGTCGGGACGATGTGTAAGATCTAGCACTGCGCGATGGATTCCGTCTTGTAGGAAGTTGTTCTGAAGATTTTGGAGCTTTGGTTTTCTATAAGAAATTAGAtagatttgatttttaattagtttaacatcctattaacagcaagggtcatgtaaggatgtgccaggtttgttgtcagaggaaagctggagtacctggagaaaaaacaacgaccagcggtcagtagttggcaactgccccacatggaattcgaacccgcatcccagaggtggagggcttgtggtaatatgttaagacaccttaaccactcggccaccgctaTAAGAAATTTGATCGAAAATAACTCCTTTCCATAGAAAGACTTATTATAAAGGACATTGATAAACACTTTTCTGCTTTGGTCAACACTAATTTCAGTTCTTTGTGATTTGTTTAGTAAAAGTATTAATTTTGATTTGGACCAGTAAACactgtttcatattttttccTGCTTCATGACGTTATTACATGTGGCATGTAAAGTCTACCACCTATTTTGCCATAACCGATCTCTATTCTCTTATACTTTTT
Coding sequences:
- the LOC138314880 gene encoding cell division cycle-associated protein 7-like gives rise to the protein MASRYEELRNKNLEDNKLMLDKLLHDLKGSMPVKVEKPARKTKAPKSSEQLPTRRNPSRSARSYTSSRHSLSPYDLDDCGMSSRRQRRGSVSSSISSSSSTSPSSSPNKLFVRFGFFQKSTARPDEAEETDSLNSDNDEEEFTLPKRAHRLVHDSRAAADITEEDLEMVAEFVSEKKYDSFYGTSCHQCRQKTNDMKTICRSGHCLGVRGQFCGPCLRNRYGESAKEALKNDNWSCPPCRRICNCSFCRKKNGKGCTGILIHLARQNGFNDVNAYLQSLKR